One genomic region from Microcystis panniformis FACHB-1757 encodes:
- a CDS encoding DUF3598 family protein produces MLSQWECLLKNLGQWQGSFTRLSPQGDLIEDTPTLVSLQGINNNRSIRQLIRRLYSDRAPEDLILEYSSLHQGILFSQTGAFCQGSLYFSSFSSQFGAEFGLISGERRLRIVQLFNERCEFDRLTLIREKLVDSQSPERPMLTVEQLLGQWRGQAVTTGRDFYNSAAYSTHISIERQGDNYLSQTLTFGDNQITSSARIEGQRLLFENGPLPIQILLLPDGASCNTPLKITAGHPFVLEVGWLLSPTQRQRLIRSYDDKGEWTGITLVTEEKESY; encoded by the coding sequence ATGCTCTCCCAGTGGGAATGTTTACTCAAAAATCTCGGTCAATGGCAAGGTTCTTTTACCCGTCTGTCTCCCCAAGGCGACTTGATCGAAGATACCCCGACTTTGGTATCTTTGCAAGGCATTAATAATAATCGATCAATTCGTCAATTGATCCGCCGTCTCTACAGCGATCGAGCGCCGGAAGATTTAATTTTAGAGTATAGTTCTCTCCATCAGGGTATTCTATTTAGCCAGACGGGAGCTTTTTGCCAAGGTTCTCTATATTTTAGTAGTTTTTCCTCACAATTCGGAGCAGAATTTGGCTTAATCTCTGGGGAAAGACGATTAAGAATCGTCCAGTTATTTAATGAACGCTGTGAGTTCGATCGCTTGACTTTAATTCGGGAAAAGTTAGTTGATTCTCAGTCACCCGAAAGACCGATGTTAACGGTGGAGCAATTACTGGGTCAATGGCGAGGACAAGCAGTGACAACGGGACGGGATTTTTATAATTCTGCTGCCTATTCTACCCATATATCGATCGAGCGTCAGGGGGATAATTATCTCTCGCAAACTTTGACTTTTGGTGATAATCAAATCACTTCTAGCGCTCGTATCGAGGGACAAAGATTGTTGTTTGAAAATGGTCCGCTGCCGATTCAAATACTGTTGCTGCCCGATGGAGCCTCCTGTAATACACCTCTGAAAATTACTGCCGGTCATCCTTTTGTTTTAGAGGTGGGTTGGTTACTTTCTCCTACTCAAAGACAGCGCTTAATTCGTTCTTATGATGATAAGGGAGAATGGACGGGTATTACTCTGGTAACGGAGGAAAAAGAAAGCTATTAG
- a CDS encoding cobalt-precorrin-6A reductase: protein MTKNKRVLILGGTGEAAALAAKIAAIPGIDAIASFAGRTREPITLTTPSRRGGFGGATGLANYLRQEGIDCLIDATHPFAAQISFNAAQAASDCGIPRLMLSRPAWEKVSGDNWMEVENNQAAASILSGLAPRIFLTIGRQELASYAHLKNIWFLMRMIDPPEADAIVPIGKLLLERGPFSLQSERSLLQEYKIGAIVSKNSGGDATYAKIIAARELGITVVMVQRPPVPEGEKVADVESVLAWLEKRLLS from the coding sequence ATGACTAAAAATAAAAGAGTGCTGATTTTAGGGGGAACGGGGGAAGCGGCGGCATTAGCGGCTAAAATTGCGGCAATTCCGGGGATAGATGCCATCGCTTCCTTTGCCGGTCGCACGAGAGAACCGATTACCCTCACAACTCCTTCTCGCCGGGGAGGGTTTGGTGGTGCCACCGGGTTAGCCAATTATCTACGCCAAGAAGGCATTGATTGTTTAATTGATGCCACCCATCCCTTTGCCGCACAAATTTCTTTTAATGCCGCTCAAGCTGCCTCGGATTGTGGTATTCCTCGATTAATGTTAAGTCGTCCAGCTTGGGAAAAAGTATCTGGAGATAATTGGATGGAAGTAGAAAACAATCAAGCGGCAGCGAGTATTTTATCGGGGTTAGCACCGCGGATATTTCTCACTATTGGTCGGCAAGAACTGGCAAGTTATGCACATCTAAAAAATATCTGGTTTTTGATGCGGATGATTGACCCTCCAGAAGCAGATGCCATCGTACCGATTGGAAAATTATTGTTGGAACGGGGGCCTTTTTCCTTACAGTCAGAGCGCTCTCTTTTACAAGAATATAAGATTGGGGCGATCGTGAGTAAAAACAGCGGCGGTGATGCCACCTACGCCAAAATTATCGCCGCTAGGGAGTTGGGAATAACTGTGGTCATGGTACAACGTCCACCCGTACCTGAAGGAGAAAAAGTGGCAGATGTTGAAAGTGTCCTGGCATGGTTAGAAAAAAGACTGCTCTCTTGA
- a CDS encoding efflux RND transporter periplasmic adaptor subunit, protein MRPDTLENNQHSADNSLVPEVIAFKPEIEPEEPEYSPKPTKTNSWLSGGRGLFIGVGLGVLLTLGATRFANRPQTAQNPNTQPVAAKNEAPAQTVTTTRVESTAVARTLKATGSVAAYELIPILSQATGLQIKEIFVDEGDIVSQGQILARLDDTVLQAQLTQAQANVAQSRARLAELQAGSRKEEIARANQTIQRIKAEISQAQSDWDLAKKRVQRNQSLEAEGAIARDRLDEVLNEERNKAAIVQQTQSRLGEAEQQLAQLQAGNRPEVIAQATAQLTEAQSRLAIVKAQLNETRLISPVSGKIAERNARIGDTTNGQNALFKIIENGRLELRLRVPENQLPLIRVGAPVTITSDANSSLKLSGQVREINPIVDEASRQATVKVDLTDNTGLKPGMFLRGAIVTNTSNSLTVPMTAVLPQKDNQALVYLVEPDNTVTAKTVQLGQIMPNNRVEILTGLRAGDRIVVKGAAYLGDGDKITAISNQ, encoded by the coding sequence GTGCGGCCAGATACCCTAGAAAATAACCAGCATTCAGCCGATAATTCGCTAGTTCCCGAAGTTATCGCATTTAAACCCGAAATTGAGCCAGAGGAACCCGAATACTCGCCAAAACCGACAAAAACCAACTCTTGGCTATCGGGAGGAAGGGGTTTATTTATCGGCGTGGGATTGGGGGTTTTATTGACCCTAGGGGCGACTCGTTTCGCTAATCGACCCCAAACAGCCCAAAACCCCAATACTCAGCCCGTAGCGGCAAAAAATGAGGCACCAGCACAAACAGTAACCACCACTAGGGTGGAATCCACTGCCGTGGCCCGCACCCTGAAAGCGACTGGAAGCGTGGCAGCCTACGAATTAATCCCGATTCTTTCCCAAGCGACGGGACTACAAATCAAAGAAATCTTTGTCGATGAGGGTGATATCGTTAGCCAAGGTCAAATTCTCGCTCGTCTCGATGATACCGTCCTACAAGCGCAATTAACCCAAGCACAGGCAAATGTCGCCCAATCCCGGGCGCGTTTGGCAGAATTGCAAGCGGGTAGCCGTAAAGAGGAGATCGCTAGAGCTAACCAAACTATTCAACGCATAAAGGCTGAAATTAGTCAAGCTCAATCGGATTGGGATTTGGCTAAAAAACGCGTCCAGAGAAACCAAAGTTTAGAAGCGGAAGGAGCGATCGCCCGGGATCGTCTCGATGAGGTCCTCAATGAAGAAAGAAACAAAGCGGCGATCGTACAACAGACCCAATCCCGTTTAGGAGAAGCAGAGCAGCAACTAGCGCAATTGCAAGCGGGCAACCGTCCCGAAGTGATCGCCCAAGCTACAGCCCAATTAACGGAAGCTCAAAGCCGTTTAGCTATTGTTAAAGCTCAATTAAACGAGACGCGCCTGATTTCTCCGGTTAGTGGCAAAATTGCCGAAAGAAATGCTCGCATCGGGGACACCACCAACGGTCAAAATGCTCTCTTTAAAATCATCGAAAATGGGCGTTTAGAGCTAAGATTACGGGTTCCTGAGAATCAATTGCCCTTAATCCGCGTCGGAGCGCCCGTTACTATCACTTCCGATGCTAATAGCAGTTTAAAATTATCGGGACAGGTGCGCGAAATTAATCCCATCGTCGATGAGGCATCCCGTCAAGCAACGGTTAAAGTCGATTTAACCGACAATACAGGGTTAAAACCGGGGATGTTTTTACGAGGTGCGATCGTGACGAATACTAGCAATAGTTTAACCGTCCCCATGACCGCAGTTTTACCTCAAAAAGATAATCAAGCTCTAGTTTATTTAGTGGAACCTGATAACACTGTCACCGCCAAAACTGTGCAATTAGGTCAAATTATGCCGAATAATCGCGTGGAAATTCTTACGGGTTTACGAGCGGGCGATCGCATTGTGGTCAAAGGGGCAGCCTATCTCGGTGATGGCGACAAAATTACAGCAATCAGTAATCAGTAA
- the aspS gene encoding aspartate--tRNA ligase — protein sequence MRTHYCGDLSAIEIEKSVTLFGWVDRRRDHGGVIFIDLRDRSGIVQIVSDPQRTPASYPIAETVRNEYVIKVTGTVSQRPPESLNPRIATGEIEIYASSIEILNGVTKQLPFVVSSSESESVREDVRLRYRYLDLRRERMSQNLQLRHQVVKEMRRFLEDEQHFIEVETPILTRSTPEGARDYLVPSRVNPGQWYALPQSPQLFKQLLMVSGMDRYYQIARCFRDEDLRADRQPEFTQLDMEMSFLSLSEILALNEALIAHIFKKVKNIDISLPLPRLTYAEAMDRYGVDRPDTRFGLELVNVAEIFADSGFKVFSGAIASGGTVKVLPIPNGNEAISNVRIKPGGDLFKEATDAGAKGIAYIRVREDYDFDTIGAIKDNLTEAQKQALIEKTGAKPGHLLLFGAGDTDTVNKSLSRLRLVLGEQLGLIDPEKINLLWVTDFPMFEYNAEEKRLEALHHPFTAPNPEDLDDLAQARALAYDMIFNGIEIGGGSLRIYQREVQEKVFATIGLSPEEAYNKFGFLLEAFEYGTPPHGGIAYGLDRLVMLLAGEESIRDVIAFPKTQQASCLLTSAPSTVAAKQLKELSVASTYKPPS from the coding sequence ATGCGAACTCACTACTGTGGCGACCTTAGCGCGATCGAAATTGAAAAAAGTGTCACCCTCTTCGGTTGGGTCGATCGCCGTCGCGATCACGGTGGCGTTATTTTTATTGATCTGCGGGATCGCAGTGGTATTGTCCAGATCGTCAGTGATCCCCAACGAACTCCCGCTTCCTACCCCATCGCTGAAACCGTCAGAAACGAGTATGTCATCAAGGTGACGGGAACAGTCAGTCAACGTCCCCCCGAATCCCTTAACCCCCGCATTGCCACCGGAGAAATTGAAATTTATGCCAGTAGCATCGAGATTCTCAACGGGGTTACTAAACAACTGCCTTTTGTCGTCTCCAGTTCCGAAAGTGAATCGGTACGGGAAGATGTGCGCTTGCGATACCGCTATCTAGACCTACGCCGGGAGCGTATGAGTCAGAATTTACAACTACGTCACCAAGTTGTCAAGGAAATGCGCCGTTTTCTCGAAGATGAACAGCATTTTATCGAAGTGGAAACACCAATTTTAACTCGATCAACTCCCGAAGGAGCGCGGGATTATCTGGTTCCTTCCCGTGTCAACCCCGGCCAATGGTACGCTTTACCCCAATCACCGCAATTATTTAAGCAATTATTAATGGTGTCGGGAATGGATCGCTACTATCAAATCGCTCGCTGTTTCCGGGATGAAGATCTGCGTGCTGATCGTCAACCGGAATTTACTCAGTTGGATATGGAGATGAGTTTTCTCTCCTTAAGCGAGATTTTAGCCCTGAATGAGGCTTTAATCGCTCATATCTTCAAAAAAGTCAAAAATATCGATATAAGCCTGCCCCTGCCCCGTTTAACCTATGCTGAGGCTATGGATCGCTATGGGGTCGATCGCCCCGATACTCGTTTTGGCTTGGAATTGGTCAATGTGGCGGAGATTTTTGCCGATTCGGGATTTAAGGTGTTTTCAGGTGCGATCGCTAGTGGTGGGACGGTGAAAGTTTTACCGATTCCCAACGGTAACGAGGCGATTTCTAACGTCAGAATCAAACCGGGTGGGGATTTATTCAAAGAAGCCACCGATGCGGGTGCGAAGGGAATCGCCTACATCCGCGTGCGCGAGGACTACGATTTTGATACCATCGGTGCGATTAAAGATAACCTGACAGAGGCACAAAAACAGGCTTTAATCGAGAAGACTGGCGCAAAACCGGGGCATCTGCTCTTATTTGGGGCAGGAGATACCGATACAGTCAATAAATCCCTATCCCGCCTACGCTTAGTTTTAGGGGAACAATTGGGATTAATTGATCCCGAGAAAATCAACCTCCTCTGGGTGACGGATTTCCCGATGTTTGAATACAACGCCGAGGAAAAACGCCTAGAAGCATTGCATCACCCCTTTACTGCCCCTAATCCCGAAGATTTAGACGATCTAGCCCAGGCTCGCGCCCTAGCCTACGATATGATTTTTAATGGTATTGAAATCGGTGGCGGCAGTTTGCGGATCTATCAACGGGAAGTACAGGAAAAAGTCTTCGCTACCATCGGTCTATCCCCAGAGGAAGCCTATAATAAATTCGGCTTTTTGTTAGAAGCTTTTGAATACGGAACCCCTCCCCACGGTGGCATCGCCTACGGTTTAGATCGCTTGGTGATGTTGTTAGCAGGAGAAGAATCAATTCGCGATGTGATTGCTTTCCCGAAAACCCAGCAAGCTAGTTGTTTACTCACTTCTGCACCTTCAACAGTGGCAGCGAAGCAATTAAAAGAATTATCCGTTGCTTCTACCTACAAACCGCCATCCTAA
- a CDS encoding four helix bundle protein, producing the protein MESKVYDKAYKFAIRIVKGYKYLCETKQEYVLSKQLLRSGTSIGANIAEANGAISQADFRAKMSIAYKECLETKYWLSLLKDTNYIEERAFQSINDDAEEIGKMLWAILKTCQENTKNQKLITDNLPTDN; encoded by the coding sequence ATGGAGAGTAAAGTTTATGATAAAGCTTATAAATTTGCCATTAGGATTGTTAAAGGCTATAAATATTTGTGTGAGACTAAACAAGAATATGTTTTGTCAAAACAGCTATTAAGGAGTGGCACTTCAATCGGGGCTAACATTGCCGAAGCTAATGGAGCTATTTCTCAAGCTGATTTTCGAGCTAAAATGTCAATAGCTTATAAGGAATGTCTAGAAACAAAGTATTGGCTGTCTCTATTGAAAGACACGAATTACATAGAGGAAAGAGCCTTTCAAAGTATCAATGATGATGCGGAGGAAATTGGTAAAATGCTTTGGGCTATTCTAAAAACCTGCCAAGAAAATACCAAAAACCAAAAACTGATAACTGATAACTTACCCACTGATAACTGA
- a CDS encoding RNA-guided endonuclease InsQ/TnpB family protein — translation MLECGIWKSYRYRFYPTPTQESLLRRTLGCVRLVYNKALHERTQAWYERQERVGYAQTSSMLTDWKKQEELNFLNEVSCVPLQQGLRHLQTAFTNFFAGRTKYPNFKKKHQGGSAEFTKSAFKFKDKQIYLAKCTEPLPIRWSRQIPDGCEPSTVTVRLHPSGRWHISIRFDDPTIKPLPVTDKAIGIDLGISSLVITSDGDKVSNPKHFKKHYRRLRRAAKNLSRKQKGSKNREKARIKVAKIHAQITDSRKDHLHKLTTQLVRENQTIVVENLAVKNLVKNPKLSQAISDVSWGEITRQLAYKCRWYGRNYIEIDRWFPSSKRCSNCGYIAEKMPLNIREWDCPDCGTHHDRDINASKNILASGLAVSVCRATIRPEQSKSVQAGAEPRKGKKQKPKS, via the coding sequence ATGCTAGAATGCGGGATATGGAAAAGCTATCGCTACCGATTTTACCCCACACCAACACAAGAGTCGCTATTGCGGCGCACATTGGGCTGTGTAAGATTAGTTTACAACAAAGCTCTCCACGAACGAACACAAGCTTGGTACGAAAGACAAGAAAGAGTAGGCTACGCTCAAACTTCTTCAATGTTGACCGATTGGAAAAAACAAGAAGAATTAAACTTTCTCAATGAAGTTAGCTGTGTACCTTTACAACAAGGGTTAAGACATTTACAAACAGCTTTCACTAATTTCTTTGCTGGTCGTACTAAGTATCCCAACTTTAAGAAAAAACATCAGGGAGGAAGTGCCGAATTTACCAAATCTGCTTTTAAGTTCAAAGACAAACAAATCTATTTAGCCAAATGCACAGAACCTTTACCTATTCGATGGTCAAGACAAATACCAGACGGATGTGAACCAAGTACAGTAACAGTCAGATTACATCCCTCAGGACGTTGGCATATCTCAATTAGATTTGATGACCCAACAATTAAGCCATTACCAGTAACAGATAAAGCCATCGGAATTGACTTAGGAATTAGTAGCCTCGTGATTACCAGCGATGGCGATAAAGTGTCTAATCCCAAGCATTTTAAAAAGCATTATCGGAGACTGCGAAGAGCAGCGAAAAATCTTTCTCGAAAACAGAAAGGATCAAAAAATCGGGAAAAAGCAAGAATCAAAGTAGCCAAGATTCACGCTCAAATCACCGATAGCAGAAAAGACCATTTACATAAGCTAACCACTCAATTAGTTCGTGAAAACCAAACGATTGTAGTTGAGAATTTAGCCGTCAAGAATCTGGTCAAAAACCCGAAATTATCTCAGGCAATATCTGACGTTAGTTGGGGAGAAATAACCCGACAATTAGCCTATAAATGCCGTTGGTACGGCAGAAATTACATCGAAATAGATAGATGGTTTCCTAGCTCTAAAAGATGTAGTAATTGCGGGTATATTGCTGAAAAAATGCCGTTAAATATTCGAGAGTGGGATTGTCCAGACTGTGGGACTCACCATGACCGAGATATTAACGCGAGTAAAAATATTTTGGCATCAGGGCTTGCGGTGTCAGTCTGTAGAGCGACCATAAGACCAGAACAGAGTAAATCTGTTCAGGCAGGTGCGGAACCCCGCAAGGGAAAGAAGCAGAAACCCAAATCGTGA
- a CDS encoding SUMF1/EgtB/PvdO family nonheme iron enzyme, which translates to MKKSEIQIFLAHASEDKPAVLALHDRLKQAGYKPWLDKKDLIPGQIWRDEIPKAIKASQIFLACLSAKSANKQGYIQRELRIALDTLGQMLLGTIFFIPMRLEECEIPDLRLAEVGLNLRDLHWLDYWEEDGFEQLERAITYQFKLEPEEPKQLLSVFNFEVVGVNAKGEQIRKESKQSQYFREDLGKGITLEMVAIPGGTFLMGTEDEEIERLVKKFNWEGFRRERPQHEVNVPPFFMGKYPITQAQWKAIASRTDLKVKQDLDLNPAYFKYRPHSDRRPMEQVNWYDAIEFCARLSKLTVREYRLPSEAEWEYACRAGTTTPFYFGETITGELANYNATNTYADEPNGEYRSETTPVGQFPPNAFGLYDMHGNVREWCADTWHDNYDGAPTDGSVWIENGNDNRSPLRGGSWGYNPNYCRSAIRYDYYFRRVNRINNYGFRVVCIFGRTL; encoded by the coding sequence ATGAAAAAGTCAGAGATCCAAATTTTCCTAGCTCACGCTAGTGAGGACAAACCAGCAGTTTTGGCACTGCATGACCGCCTTAAGCAAGCGGGATATAAACCTTGGTTAGATAAAAAAGACCTGATTCCGGGTCAAATTTGGCGAGATGAAATTCCGAAGGCGATTAAAGCTAGTCAGATTTTTCTCGCCTGTCTGTCAGCGAAATCGGCTAATAAACAGGGATACATCCAACGGGAGTTGAGGATTGCACTTGATACCTTGGGACAGATGCTACTGGGGACAATTTTTTTTATTCCCATGAGGTTAGAAGAATGCGAAATTCCTGATCTGCGACTTGCAGAAGTTGGCTTGAATCTGCGAGACCTCCACTGGCTTGATTATTGGGAAGAAGACGGATTTGAGCAACTAGAAAGAGCAATTACCTATCAATTCAAGCTTGAACCAGAAGAGCCAAAACAACTGTTATCAGTATTTAACTTTGAGGTGGTGGGAGTAAATGCGAAGGGTGAGCAAATTAGAAAAGAGTCGAAACAGTCCCAATATTTCAGGGAAGATCTGGGCAAAGGCATCACCTTAGAAATGGTCGCCATTCCGGGGGGAACTTTCCTGATGGGAACAGAAGATGAGGAAATCGAAAGACTGGTGAAAAAATTTAATTGGGAAGGATTTAGAAGGGAAAGACCACAACATGAAGTAAATGTCCCACCCTTCTTTATGGGTAAATATCCCATCACCCAGGCTCAGTGGAAAGCGATCGCCTCTCGCACGGATTTAAAAGTTAAACAAGACCTTGATCTCAACCCAGCCTATTTTAAATACCGTCCCCATAGCGATCGCCGTCCCATGGAACAAGTCAACTGGTACGATGCGATCGAGTTCTGTGCGAGATTATCAAAACTAACGGTTCGGGAATACCGACTACCGAGTGAAGCGGAATGGGAATACGCTTGTCGTGCTGGAACCACCACCCCGTTTTACTTTGGGGAAACCATTACGGGGGAATTGGCTAACTACAATGCCACTAATACCTACGCCGATGAACCGAACGGAGAATATCGAAGCGAAACAACTCCCGTGGGACAATTTCCCCCAAACGCCTTTGGACTGTACGATATGCACGGCAATGTCCGGGAGTGGTGCGCCGATACTTGGCACGATAACTATGACGGTGCGCCGACGGATGGCAGTGTCTGGATAGAAAATGGTAATGATAATCGTTCTCCTCTGCGGGGCGGTTCCTGGGGCTACAATCCGAATTACTGCCGTTCCGCGATTCGCTACGACTACTACTTCCGCCGCGTCAACCGCATCAACAATTACGGTTTTCGGGTAGTCTGCATTTTCGGGAGAACTCTCTAA
- the panD gene encoding aspartate 1-decarboxylase, which produces MGTIRLMHAKLHRVRVSEANVDYVGSITIDRELIERVGILPLEEVDVVNLSNGKRFSTYVFPGQTGEICPNGGAALLCQPGDILIIYAYEQRPRQEVLENGHFAKVLVADAENRCQQFFEQSLIPRGDGRGVEFYSQEC; this is translated from the coding sequence ATGGGAACAATTCGATTAATGCACGCCAAACTCCATCGAGTGCGCGTCAGCGAGGCTAACGTCGATTATGTCGGCAGTATCACTATCGATCGAGAATTGATTGAGCGGGTCGGTATTTTGCCGCTTGAAGAGGTGGATGTGGTCAATCTTAGCAATGGTAAGCGCTTTTCCACCTACGTTTTTCCCGGCCAAACTGGGGAAATTTGCCCCAACGGTGGTGCGGCTCTGCTCTGTCAACCCGGAGATATTTTGATTATCTATGCCTACGAACAACGTCCGAGGCAAGAAGTTCTCGAAAACGGTCATTTTGCCAAAGTTCTCGTCGCTGATGCTGAAAATCGCTGTCAGCAATTTTTTGAACAGAGCCTAATTCCCCGGGGTGATGGTCGGGGAGTGGAATTCTATAGTCAAGAATGCTGA
- a CDS encoding aldolase/citrate lyase family protein translates to MNSLEKKMVELLRELREDHHVSGVKAEFETEGTRLTEAMRLKEISLQAGVDFNLKIAGCEAIRDIFDAVNLGVDRLIAPMVETGYALQKYLRAARRVLADQGVEDVELLVNIETITACENFQEMLAIPEIKSLDGIVIGRMDLACSLGLTRRDVNSEQVLDLALPLAKKAKAAGLTVAIGGGVSLDSLPFFKMFCQGHFDRFETRKVIFNCPQALDNFSLAFQKAIKFELLWLENKKNYYSAIVREDDQRLEILHNLLFG, encoded by the coding sequence ATGAATTCCTTAGAAAAAAAAATGGTGGAACTGTTAAGAGAACTCAGGGAAGATCACCATGTTTCAGGGGTAAAAGCGGAATTCGAGACGGAAGGAACCCGACTGACGGAAGCGATGCGGTTGAAAGAAATTAGTCTGCAAGCGGGGGTGGATTTTAATCTGAAAATCGCCGGTTGCGAAGCGATCAGAGATATCTTTGATGCGGTTAATTTAGGAGTCGATCGCTTGATTGCTCCCATGGTAGAAACAGGCTACGCTTTACAAAAATATCTGCGGGCAGCTAGGAGGGTTTTAGCTGATCAAGGGGTGGAAGATGTGGAGTTATTGGTTAATATTGAAACGATTACTGCCTGTGAGAATTTTCAGGAAATGTTAGCGATTCCAGAGATAAAATCTCTCGATGGTATCGTCATCGGACGGATGGATTTAGCCTGTTCTTTGGGATTAACTCGCCGGGATGTCAATAGCGAGCAAGTTTTGGATCTGGCTTTACCTTTGGCAAAAAAAGCTAAGGCTGCCGGTTTGACTGTGGCTATTGGGGGTGGGGTGTCACTAGATTCTTTACCGTTTTTCAAAATGTTCTGCCAAGGACATTTTGACCGCTTCGAGACGCGCAAAGTTATCTTTAATTGTCCCCAAGCTTTGGATAATTTTAGTTTAGCTTTCCAAAAGGCGATCAAGTTTGAATTACTCTGGCTAGAGAATAAAAAAAATTATTATAGTGCTATTGTTCGTGAAGATGACCAGCGTTTAGAAATCCTCCATAATTTACTTTTTGGTTAA